One genomic region from Xyrauchen texanus isolate HMW12.3.18 chromosome 4, RBS_HiC_50CHRs, whole genome shotgun sequence encodes:
- the spag8 gene encoding sperm associated antigen 8 isoform X3, protein MSAINDKDKKVGRCLLGNWVEERATELLYRTGSKSCIHENGHIGILTVDTAAEVQGVSTFNAAFSSPKSLGMRQKGKRTELMEKDLIKKISVQVHAELNPAPPASELCSVTKADYKVEGFKPVHAPLNMKHDYTTEQAITFWSDNYQKIQGVTAVKTKHCPFKRNATFSTPISEQLDQLDDTLPYPSENDAPL, encoded by the exons ATGAGCGCAATAAATGACAAGGACAAGAAGGTTGGAAGATGTTTACTGGGTAACTGGGTTGAGGAG AGGGCTACAGAACTGCTGTACAGGACAGGATCTAAATCTTGTATTCATGAGAATGGACACATAGGAATCCTCACTGTGGACACAGCTGCTGAAGTGCAGGGTGTTAGTACATTCAATGCTGCCTTCAGTTCTCCAAAAAGCCTTGGAATGAGACAGAAAG GAAAACGGACTGAACTTATGGAAAAGGACCTCATCAAAAAAATAAG TGTTCAGGTACATGCAGAGCTGAATCCAGCCCCTCCAGCCTCTGAGTTGTGCTCGGTTACCAAAGCAGACTACAAGGTGGAGGGCTTCAAGCCTGTCCATGCACCGCTCAACATG AAGCATGATTACACGACAGAACAGGCCATTACATTCTGGAGTGATAACTATCAGAAGATTCAG GGTGTGACAGCAGTTAAAACCAAGCATTGCCCATTCAAAAGAAATGCCACCTTTAgcacaccaatcagtgaacaacTGGATCAACTTGATGACACCTTGCCATACCCTTCTGAAAATGATGCTCCATTGTGA
- the spag8 gene encoding sperm associated antigen 8 isoform X1: protein MTRTRRLEDVYWVTGLRSFSHTLQRATELLYRTGSKSCIHENGHIGILTVDTAAEVQGVSTFNAAFSSPKSLGMRQKGKRTELMEKDLIKKISVQVHAELNPAPPASELCSVTKADYKVEGFKPVHAPLNMKHDYTTEQAITFWSDNYQKIQGVTAVKTKHCPFKRNATFSTPISEQLDQLDDTLPYPSENDAPL from the exons ATGACAAGGACAAGAAGGTTGGAAGATGTTTACTGGGTAACTGGGTTGAGGAG TTTCTCCCATACACTTCAGAGGGCTACAGAACTGCTGTACAGGACAGGATCTAAATCTTGTATTCATGAGAATGGACACATAGGAATCCTCACTGTGGACACAGCTGCTGAAGTGCAGGGTGTTAGTACATTCAATGCTGCCTTCAGTTCTCCAAAAAGCCTTGGAATGAGACAGAAAG GAAAACGGACTGAACTTATGGAAAAGGACCTCATCAAAAAAATAAG TGTTCAGGTACATGCAGAGCTGAATCCAGCCCCTCCAGCCTCTGAGTTGTGCTCGGTTACCAAAGCAGACTACAAGGTGGAGGGCTTCAAGCCTGTCCATGCACCGCTCAACATG AAGCATGATTACACGACAGAACAGGCCATTACATTCTGGAGTGATAACTATCAGAAGATTCAG GGTGTGACAGCAGTTAAAACCAAGCATTGCCCATTCAAAAGAAATGCCACCTTTAgcacaccaatcagtgaacaacTGGATCAACTTGATGACACCTTGCCATACCCTTCTGAAAATGATGCTCCATTGTGA
- the spag8 gene encoding sperm associated antigen 8 isoform X2: protein MTRTRRLEDVYWVTGLRSFSHTLQRATELLYRTGSKSCIHENGHIGILTVDTAAEVQGVSTFNAAFSSPKSLGMRQKGKRTELMEKDLIKKISVQVHAELNPAPPASELCSVTKADYKVEGFKPVHAPLNMHDYTTEQAITFWSDNYQKIQGVTAVKTKHCPFKRNATFSTPISEQLDQLDDTLPYPSENDAPL from the exons ATGACAAGGACAAGAAGGTTGGAAGATGTTTACTGGGTAACTGGGTTGAGGAG TTTCTCCCATACACTTCAGAGGGCTACAGAACTGCTGTACAGGACAGGATCTAAATCTTGTATTCATGAGAATGGACACATAGGAATCCTCACTGTGGACACAGCTGCTGAAGTGCAGGGTGTTAGTACATTCAATGCTGCCTTCAGTTCTCCAAAAAGCCTTGGAATGAGACAGAAAG GAAAACGGACTGAACTTATGGAAAAGGACCTCATCAAAAAAATAAG TGTTCAGGTACATGCAGAGCTGAATCCAGCCCCTCCAGCCTCTGAGTTGTGCTCGGTTACCAAAGCAGACTACAAGGTGGAGGGCTTCAAGCCTGTCCATGCACCGCTCAACATG CATGATTACACGACAGAACAGGCCATTACATTCTGGAGTGATAACTATCAGAAGATTCAG GGTGTGACAGCAGTTAAAACCAAGCATTGCCCATTCAAAAGAAATGCCACCTTTAgcacaccaatcagtgaacaacTGGATCAACTTGATGACACCTTGCCATACCCTTCTGAAAATGATGCTCCATTGTGA